In the genome of Bradyrhizobium arachidis, one region contains:
- a CDS encoding ABC transporter substrate-binding protein, with amino-acid sequence MNLKHVTGLLCVAAMSLALTSVAQAQDKVVKIGVIMPMSGGTASIGAHAKAALDVATDIINNAHPELGNFPLAKNAGLAGLGGAKVEVIIADNQGNPATGQNQALRLITEEKVAAVFGSYQSGVTLTSSAIAEKYGVPFLNSESVAANLTERGFKWFFRTTPIATDFAKIYVDFLADLKAQGAKTENVAIVHDNTEYGTSVANTITGAFKDKGQPIALDVAYPVNATDLQGQVLQLKDKKPDVVIMISYTSDAILFAKTMQSLDYKPAVLLADDAGYSDPSFTKAVGKISQGVFNRSSWVVGPSGSPSAIIADMYKKKSGEDMDDTVARQMQGFFVLADAIDRAGSTEPAKIQAALKATDLKPEQLMIGYKGVKFDDKGQNILASGAIIQLQDGENYVAVWPKANAEKPPVLPYKGW; translated from the coding sequence ATGAATTTGAAGCATGTCACCGGGCTGCTTTGCGTAGCCGCGATGTCGCTTGCGCTGACGTCCGTCGCGCAAGCGCAGGACAAGGTCGTCAAGATCGGCGTGATCATGCCGATGTCCGGCGGCACTGCCTCGATCGGCGCGCATGCCAAGGCGGCGCTCGATGTCGCAACCGACATCATCAACAACGCCCATCCCGAGCTCGGCAATTTCCCGCTGGCGAAGAACGCAGGCCTTGCCGGCCTCGGCGGCGCCAAGGTCGAGGTGATCATCGCCGACAACCAGGGCAACCCGGCAACCGGCCAGAACCAGGCGCTGCGTCTGATCACGGAAGAGAAGGTCGCGGCCGTGTTCGGCTCCTATCAGTCCGGCGTGACGCTGACCTCGAGCGCGATCGCCGAGAAATACGGCGTTCCCTTCCTGAATTCGGAGTCGGTTGCCGCCAATCTCACCGAGCGCGGCTTCAAATGGTTCTTCCGGACCACGCCGATCGCGACCGACTTCGCCAAGATCTATGTCGACTTCCTCGCCGACCTCAAGGCGCAGGGGGCCAAGACCGAGAACGTCGCGATCGTTCACGACAACACCGAATATGGCACCTCGGTCGCGAACACGATCACCGGGGCCTTCAAGGACAAGGGCCAGCCGATCGCGCTGGACGTCGCCTATCCCGTCAACGCGACCGACCTGCAAGGGCAGGTGCTCCAGCTCAAGGACAAGAAGCCCGACGTCGTCATCATGATCAGCTACACGTCGGACGCGATCCTGTTCGCCAAGACCATGCAGTCGCTTGACTACAAGCCGGCCGTGCTGCTCGCCGACGATGCCGGCTATTCCGATCCGTCCTTCACCAAGGCGGTCGGCAAGATCTCGCAAGGCGTCTTCAACCGCTCGTCCTGGGTCGTTGGTCCCTCGGGTTCGCCGTCGGCCATCATCGCCGACATGTACAAGAAGAAGAGCGGCGAGGACATGGACGACACGGTGGCGCGGCAGATGCAGGGCTTCTTCGTGCTGGCCGACGCCATCGACCGCGCCGGCTCGACCGAGCCTGCCAAGATCCAGGCCGCGCTGAAGGCGACGGACCTGAAGCCCGAGCAGCTCATGATCGGCTACAAGGGCGTCAAGTTCGACGACAAGGGCCAGAACATCCTCGCCTCCGGCGCCATCATCCAGCTCCAGGACGGCGAGAACTATGTCGCGGTGTGGCCGAAGGCCAATGCCGAGAAGCCGCCGGTGCTGCCCTACAAGGGCTGGTGA
- a CDS encoding branched-chain amino acid ABC transporter permease — protein MSFVLVQVIVGGLLLGAVYALFSSGLTLVWGMMNIVNFAHGDFVMLGMYVAYVVYTLMGGGPIVGAPLAMLVLATLGVVVYFGLIRDIMKGPMLAQILGTFGLALLLRYSVFWWFGANFLSMPPNIVGGTYAFAGLRIEASRLLAGVVALLVTLGLHLLLTRTSLGSKMLAVAEDQTAAQLMGIRPDSMQAIAWAIAAGATGLAGALIANFFYIVPTVGETLGIVAFVTVSLGGFGSVPGALVAGLLIGVIESLSGYLIGAVYKDIVVYVLFLFFLWFRPQGLMGKS, from the coding sequence ATGTCCTTCGTCCTCGTGCAGGTGATCGTCGGCGGGCTTCTGCTTGGCGCCGTCTACGCCCTGTTTTCTTCCGGCCTCACGCTGGTGTGGGGCATGATGAACATCGTCAATTTCGCGCATGGCGATTTTGTCATGCTCGGCATGTACGTCGCTTATGTCGTCTACACGCTGATGGGGGGAGGGCCCATCGTCGGCGCGCCGCTGGCGATGCTGGTGCTGGCGACGCTCGGCGTCGTGGTCTATTTCGGCCTGATCCGCGACATCATGAAGGGGCCGATGCTGGCCCAGATCCTCGGCACCTTCGGGCTCGCGCTGCTGCTGCGCTATTCCGTGTTCTGGTGGTTCGGCGCCAATTTCCTGTCGATGCCGCCGAACATCGTCGGCGGCACCTATGCATTCGCTGGCCTGCGCATCGAGGCCTCGCGGCTGCTGGCCGGTGTAGTCGCTCTGCTGGTGACGCTCGGCCTGCATCTCTTGCTGACGCGCACCTCGCTCGGTTCGAAGATGCTGGCGGTGGCGGAGGACCAGACCGCGGCCCAGCTCATGGGCATCCGGCCCGACAGCATGCAGGCGATCGCCTGGGCGATCGCTGCGGGCGCCACGGGGCTCGCCGGCGCGCTGATCGCGAACTTCTTCTACATCGTGCCGACCGTCGGCGAGACGCTCGGCATCGTCGCCTTCGTCACGGTGTCGCTCGGCGGCTTCGGCAGCGTGCCGGGCGCGCTCGTCGCAGGCCTTCTGATCGGCGTCATCGAGTCGCTCTCCGGCTATCTGATCGGCGCGGTGTACAAGGACATCGTCGTCTATGTCCTGTTCCTGTTCTTCCTCTGGTTCCGGCCGCAAGGCTTGATGGGTAAGTCCTGA